The following proteins come from a genomic window of Nicotiana tomentosiformis chromosome 12, ASM39032v3, whole genome shotgun sequence:
- the LOC138902863 gene encoding uncharacterized protein encodes MRILETYGVDFTTFQLEGRARGWWQSHLLGRPVGSFPLTWDQFTRLFLDRYIPPSQREELRFQFEQLQQGKISMTDYEARFSELSRHALMILPTEAKRVWRFVAGLHSCIQATMAREVEMGTSYQLVVEIAQRIDGYR; translated from the coding sequence atgaggatattagagacctatggggtggattttactactttccagctggagggcagggctcgTGGATGGTGGCAGTCtcatcttcttggcagaccagtaggttcttttcccttgacttgggatcagtttacacgccttttcttggataggtatattccaccctcccagagggaagagttacggtttcagtttgagcagctccagcagggtaaGATATcaatgaccgattatgaggcaagattctctgagttgtctcgtcatgcacttatgatacttcctactgaggcgAAGAGAGtatggaggtttgttgcggggttgcactcttgtattcaggccactatggcccgagaggttgagatgggtacttcttaccagctggttgtggagatagctcagaggattgATGGTTATCGTTAG